GCGCTCGGTCGCGGCGACCCGCCGAACGCCATCGCCCCGGAGGGCGGCGGCGAGGCCACCCTGCGCGGCGTCCCGGCCGTCCAGTTCGCACCGATACCTGTCACCGCACAGAACGTGCGGGACACGGTCGTACGGGACGGGATGTACACGATCGAGCAGATCTGTACTCCGAAGTACGCCTCGGCGTGCGCCAAGGCGGGACTCACCGTGTAATCGGCTCACGTCGTCATCGGGCTCACATCGCATCGGGGTGAAGGAGGTGTTGTGTCGGTGCCGGTCCCACCCCTGCTGTCCCTGCGCGGCATCCACAAGCGGTTCGGCGCCGTCGAGGCGCTCGCAGACGTGGAGCTGGAAGTCAGGGCCGGGGAGATCGTCGCCCTGATGGGCGACAACGGCGCGGGGAAGTCCACCCTCGTCAACGTCATCGCCGGGGTCGCCCCCGCCGACGAGGGGGTCATCCGGTGGGAGGGCCGCACCGTACGGGTGAGACGGCCGCACGACGCCCACGCCCTGGGCATCGCCACCGTCTTCCAGGACCTGGCGCTGGCGCTGTGCGACAACCTCGACGTCGTCGGCAACCTGTTCCTCGGCCGCGAGCTGCGCCACGCCGGTCTCCTGGACGAGGTGGAGATGGAGCGGCGCGCCCGCGACCTGCTGGGTTCGCTCGCCATCCACGTACCGGACCTGCGGGCACGGGTGGCGTCCCTGTCGGGCGGGCAGCGGCAGACCGTCGCGCTCTCCCGTTCGCTGATCGGCGAGCCCCGGCTGCTCCTCCTCGACGAGCCGACGGCCCCCCTCGGCGTCCAGCAGACCAGCCGCTTCCTCGACCTCGTGGAGACGCTCCGCGACCGGGGAACCGGGGTGCTGCTGGTCAGCCAGAACATGGGGGACGTCAAGGCGGTCGCCGACCGGGTCGCCGTCCTCCACCTCGGCCGCAACAACGGCTTCTTCGACGTCAGCACCGCCTCGCAGGAGCAGATCATCTCCTCCATCACCGGAGTCACCAGCCACCCGGGCCCCGGCACCGCCCGCCGCCCCCCGCACGCGCGCGGAGCGGGGCGGTGAACGGCCTGCGGCGGGCCGTCGTCGGCGGCGCCGACGCGGTCGGCCGACGGCTGACCACCGGCGAACTGGGCGCGCTGCCCGTCATCGTCGCCGTCCTCGTCATCTGGTCCGTCTTCCAGATCCTGAACGCCAACTTCCTCGCCCCGCGCAACCTGTCCAACCTCAGCGTGGACATCGTCGGCGCCGGGCTTATCGCCGTCGGGATCGTCTTCGTCCTGCTGATCGGCGAGATCGACCTGTCGGTCGGGTCCGTCAGCGGTCTCTCGGCGGCCCTGTTCGCCGTGCTGAGCGTGCGGCACGGCATGGCCGAGTGGCTCGCCATCGTGACCGCCGTGCTGTGCGGCGCCGCCATCGGCGCCCTGCACGGCTTCTTCGTCGCGCGGGTCGGCGCCCCGGCCTTCGTCGTCACCCTCGCCGGACTCCTCGGCTGGAACGGCCTGATGCTGTTCGTCCTCGGGACCAGCGGCACGGTCAACCTGGACGAGGACAGCCTGCTCGGTAGGCTGACCGGCCACTACTTCCACCAGGTGAGCGCGGCGTACGGCCTGGCGGCGGTCGGGTCCGTCCTGTGCTTCCTCGTGTACTACCGGGACCGGCGGCGGCGCAGGGCGGCCGGGATGCCGCACCGGCCGCTCACGGAGATCGCCGTACGGACCGGGGTGGTCGCGCTCATCGCGTTCTCCGCCGCGCATGTGCTCAACCGGTTCCAGGGGCTCCCGCTCGCCCTGCTGTGCTTCCTCGTCGTCGTCGGGGGCCTCGACGTGGTGCTGCGCCGTACCCGGTACGGGCGGAAGGTGTACGCCCTGGGCGGCGGCAGCGAACCGGCCCGGCGCGCCGGGATCGACGTGGTCCGCGTGCGGATCTCGGTCTTCATGCTGTCCGGCACGATGGCGGCGATCGGCGGTCTCTTCCTCGCCTCGCGCATCACGTCGGTGAGCCAGACCTCAGGGTCGGGGCTGCTGCTGATGAACGCCATCGCCGCCGCCGTGATCGGCGGCACCAGCCTCTTCGGCGGCCGGGGCACCACCTGGTCCGCGCTGCTCGGCATGCTGGTCATCCAGTCGATCGCCTCCGGGATGTCCCTGCTGGGCATCCAGCCGGCCGTACAGTTCATGATCACTGGCGGGGTGCTGCTGGCGGCGGTGGTCATCGACACGGTGGCCAGACGCACCCGCAAGGAACACGGCAGGGCGTAGGGGCTGTCCGCCGTGGCCGGGCCGCTGGCGCGGCGACTCGCCCGCGGCCCGTCCCGCCCGTGTCCGGAAGGCAGGCCCCCTGTGGTCGCGTCCTCAGCCGAGGCCGAGTGCGGGGATCTCGATGGCGGGGCACCGGTCCATGACCATGTCCAGACCCGCCGCCCGGGTGCGCGCGTACGCCTCGTCGTCGATGACGCCCAGCTGGAACCAGACCGCCTTGGCGCCCTTGGCCACCGCCTGGTCCGCGATGTCACCGGCCAGCTCGCTGTGGACGAACACGTCCACGACGTCCACCGGGAACGGGATGTCCGCCAGCGTCGCGTACCCCTTCTCGCCGTGCACCGTCTCCGCCTTCGGGTGGACG
This genomic window from Streptomyces thermolilacinus SPC6 contains:
- a CDS encoding ATP-binding cassette domain-containing protein, which translates into the protein MPVPPLLSLRGIHKRFGAVEALADVELEVRAGEIVALMGDNGAGKSTLVNVIAGVAPADEGVIRWEGRTVRVRRPHDAHALGIATVFQDLALALCDNLDVVGNLFLGRELRHAGLLDEVEMERRARDLLGSLAIHVPDLRARVASLSGGQRQTVALSRSLIGEPRLLLLDEPTAPLGVQQTSRFLDLVETLRDRGTGVLLVSQNMGDVKAVADRVAVLHLGRNNGFFDVSTASQEQIISSITGVTSHPGPGTARRPPHARGAGR
- a CDS encoding sugar ABC transporter permease — protein: MNGLRRAVVGGADAVGRRLTTGELGALPVIVAVLVIWSVFQILNANFLAPRNLSNLSVDIVGAGLIAVGIVFVLLIGEIDLSVGSVSGLSAALFAVLSVRHGMAEWLAIVTAVLCGAAIGALHGFFVARVGAPAFVVTLAGLLGWNGLMLFVLGTSGTVNLDEDSLLGRLTGHYFHQVSAAYGLAAVGSVLCFLVYYRDRRRRRAAGMPHRPLTEIAVRTGVVALIAFSAAHVLNRFQGLPLALLCFLVVVGGLDVVLRRTRYGRKVYALGGGSEPARRAGIDVVRVRISVFMLSGTMAAIGGLFLASRITSVSQTSGSGLLLMNAIAAAVIGGTSLFGGRGTTWSALLGMLVIQSIASGMSLLGIQPAVQFMITGGVLLAAVVIDTVARRTRKEHGRA
- a CDS encoding CoA-binding protein, with the protein product MYGDTETIRRILTESGDTWAVVGLSTNRSRAAYGVAAVLQRFGKRVVPVHPKAETVHGEKGYATLADIPFPVDVVDVFVHSELAGDIADQAVAKGAKAVWFQLGVIDDEAYARTRAAGLDMVMDRCPAIEIPALGLG